A stretch of Ectothiorhodospiraceae bacterium BW-2 DNA encodes these proteins:
- a CDS encoding cytochrome c, giving the protein MQEFFTKSMARNIYYGGSLFFILLFLALTFDTHRAWPERDNRENLTEQVAFGKRLWEENNCIGCHTLLGEGAYFAPELGNVYERFGRSDIAIKAFISSRPVEGVPGRRSMPQFNFSDEELDALIEFLKYVGGINTENWPPNIQG; this is encoded by the coding sequence ATGCAGGAGTTTTTTACCAAAAGCATGGCCAGAAATATCTACTATGGAGGTTCTCTTTTCTTCATACTGCTCTTTCTGGCGCTGACATTCGATACCCATCGCGCTTGGCCAGAGCGCGATAATCGAGAGAATTTGACCGAACAGGTCGCTTTCGGTAAACGGCTCTGGGAGGAGAATAACTGTATCGGTTGCCATACCCTGCTAGGTGAAGGCGCCTATTTCGCCCCTGAACTCGGCAATGTCTATGAGCGCTTTGGTCGTAGTGATATCGCCATTAAGGCCTTTATCAGCAGTCGTCCTGTCGAAGGGGTACCGGGGCGGCGCAGTATGCCACAGTTTAACTTCAGCGATGAGGAGCTCGATGCTCTAATTGAGTTTCTTAAATATGTCGGCGGTATTAATACCGAAAACTGGCCCCCTAACATTCAAGGCTAA
- a CDS encoding methyl-accepting chemotaxis protein → MKMFERFLVQLRIGQKLLLLMAAPLLAILYYGGTTLSNSWDNYRDVDYLQQMAEFSVAIGDMVHQLQLERGLSAALLSSNTAQQQQQLIAQRQQSDTDIAKLEQMLRQQQHDSLWRYFAIDTSPLLQQLESLSRLRSRVDDAASEGQRGEIVERYTQTIRQFLQIISEKGNQTNHGHYSRSASAYALFLQTKDRLGLERALLSGLFERDSVRVEELIQLVELMQQQQTLLARFNQLAPSELKQRYLALTQQPILAKVAQMEQLILSAPTKEGWEGEANRALTQQQRGYGIAPSLWFATITDMINLYKKLEDWQAEQLIQLAVTIEHESLNRMVFTLVLIVLIVTVVSLLGWLIGRSIRNALTESYQFLDDIAKGEGDLTRRFTLYGRDEIALLGGAFNRFADKIESIISAVKQSSSAMGQLVNEISSGNDDLSSRTEQQAASLQQTASSMEELTSVVRQNAANANRATEVAQSARSLAEEGGCVVQDTVDAMQQIQNSSKQIAAIITTIDEIAFQTNLLALNAAVEAARAGEQGRGFAVVAAEVRNLAQRSATAAKEIKQLITDSLAKVERGVELVDKSGGSLKQIVTEVRQMSDLIQDISAASKEQSQGIEQVNTAVVQMDSAVQQNAAMVEQLSSVSQTMKEQFNDLSQLVSRFQVRNG, encoded by the coding sequence ATGAAGATGTTTGAGCGTTTTTTAGTGCAGTTAAGAATAGGGCAAAAGTTGTTGTTGCTAATGGCGGCTCCTCTCTTGGCGATACTCTATTATGGTGGAACAACCCTATCGAACTCTTGGGATAACTATCGCGATGTGGACTATCTACAGCAGATGGCCGAGTTCTCTGTTGCCATCGGCGATATGGTGCATCAACTACAGCTAGAGCGGGGGCTTTCGGCCGCTCTTCTCTCCTCTAACACCGCACAACAACAGCAGCAGCTAATCGCCCAGCGGCAACAGAGTGATACCGATATCGCTAAACTAGAGCAGATGTTGCGGCAGCAACAGCATGACTCCCTATGGCGCTATTTTGCGATCGATACCTCCCCCCTGTTGCAGCAGTTAGAATCGTTGTCGCGACTTCGTAGCCGTGTCGATGATGCAGCATCAGAGGGGCAGAGAGGAGAGATCGTGGAGCGCTATACGCAGACTATTCGCCAATTTTTGCAAATCATTAGCGAAAAGGGGAATCAGACTAACCATGGTCACTATAGTCGTAGTGCTAGTGCCTATGCCCTCTTTTTGCAGACTAAAGATCGCCTTGGATTAGAGCGGGCGTTACTAAGTGGGCTATTTGAGCGAGATAGCGTTCGTGTTGAGGAGCTAATACAGTTAGTCGAATTGATGCAGCAACAGCAGACCCTACTCGCCCGTTTTAATCAGCTCGCCCCCTCTGAATTAAAGCAGCGCTATCTGGCGTTAACGCAGCAGCCTATCCTGGCCAAAGTCGCTCAGATGGAGCAGCTTATTTTGAGCGCTCCGACGAAAGAGGGGTGGGAAGGGGAGGCTAATCGAGCTCTTACTCAGCAGCAGAGAGGCTACGGTATCGCCCCCTCGCTCTGGTTTGCCACTATAACGGACATGATAAATTTATATAAAAAGCTGGAGGATTGGCAAGCAGAGCAGCTAATACAGCTAGCGGTAACGATTGAGCATGAGTCGTTGAATCGTATGGTGTTCACGCTCGTACTCATTGTCCTGATAGTGACGGTAGTGAGCCTTTTAGGGTGGCTAATTGGCCGCTCGATTCGTAACGCACTGACTGAGAGTTATCAGTTTTTAGATGATATCGCTAAGGGCGAGGGCGACTTAACCCGCCGCTTTACCCTGTATGGGCGAGACGAGATAGCGTTACTCGGTGGTGCCTTTAACCGTTTTGCCGATAAAATTGAGTCGATTATCAGTGCTGTGAAACAGTCATCGTCAGCAATGGGGCAGTTAGTGAATGAGATTAGTAGCGGTAACGACGATCTCTCCTCCCGTACTGAACAGCAGGCAGCATCGCTACAGCAGACCGCCTCAAGTATGGAAGAGTTGACTTCTGTCGTGCGTCAAAATGCCGCTAATGCAAACCGAGCGACTGAGGTGGCGCAGTCGGCTCGCTCATTAGCCGAGGAGGGGGGCTGCGTTGTGCAGGATACCGTTGATGCAATGCAGCAGATCCAGAACTCTAGTAAGCAGATTGCCGCCATTATTACGACTATCGACGAAATCGCTTTTCAAACCAATCTACTCGCCCTCAATGCTGCCGTCGAAGCCGCTAGAGCGGGTGAGCAGGGGCGCGGTTTTGCTGTGGTAGCGGCAGAGGTTCGCAATCTAGCGCAGCGTAGCGCAACAGCCGCAAAAGAGATTAAACAGCTAATAACCGATAGTCTGGCGAAGGTAGAGCGGGGCGTTGAGCTGGTGGATAAATCGGGTGGCTCATTAAAGCAGATTGTGACCGAGGTGAGGCAGATGAGTGATCTGATACAGGATATCTCCGCAGCTAGTAAGGAACAGTCGCAGGGAATTGAGCAGGTCAATACAGCAGTGGTGCAGATGGATAGTGCGGTGCAACAGAACGCGGCAATGGTCGAGCAGCTCTCTTCGGTGAGCCAAACGATGAAAGAGCAGTTTAACGATCTGTCGCAACTGGTCTCTCGTTTTCAGGTACGCAATGGCTAA
- a CDS encoding molybdenum cofactor guanylyltransferase: MANPSFHGAILAGGRSSRMGQDKALLTRNGETLLQRTQRLLQEAGAGEVLISRNSGESGYIADSFVDSGPLGGIYSLLRHYRATLPLLVVPVDLPWLVPETLSCLVDSGMAHASSCCYDGHPLPLFLYQPIEMVEPLHRALIQRRSLSVRNFLAQFPLRYLQATAPETLLNTNTPAEWARASMECTGDFLTNER; this comes from the coding sequence ATGGCTAATCCTAGCTTTCATGGTGCAATTTTAGCTGGAGGCCGATCTTCCCGCATGGGTCAAGATAAGGCGCTATTAACTCGCAATGGTGAGACGCTACTACAGCGGACGCAGCGTCTATTGCAGGAGGCAGGAGCCGGTGAGGTGTTGATCTCCCGTAATAGCGGGGAGTCGGGATACATTGCCGATAGCTTTGTCGATAGCGGCCCGCTAGGGGGGATCTACTCGCTCTTGCGTCACTATCGCGCTACTCTGCCGCTGCTGGTGGTGCCGGTTGATCTCCCTTGGCTAGTGCCCGAGACCCTCTCCTGTCTAGTCGATAGTGGTATGGCCCATGCCAGCTCATGCTGCTACGATGGCCATCCGCTGCCGCTGTTTCTCTACCAGCCGATCGAGATGGTTGAGCCGTTACATCGGGCGTTAATTCAGCGGAGATCGCTGTCGGTGCGCAATTTTTTAGCCCAATTTCCCCTGCGGTATCTTCAGGCTACCGCCCCTGAGACGCTGCTCAATACCAATACCCCCGCTGAGTGGGCGCGAGCTAGCATGGAGTGTACTGGCGATTTTCTAACTAACGAGAGGTAG
- a CDS encoding NnrS family protein, translated as MAVVGLNLEPVDQQHFALFNLGFRPFFLGAGLFGAVAMVIWLLNYSHHLPLNLLAMPSWQWHAHEMIYGYTMAVVAGFLLTAVKNWTGVQTIRGPLLALFVALWFLARLVMLLSDITPWIWLMAIQLLFLFGLVAAVAWPVVKVRQWSQLSIVLKLLLIGVSELLFWLGIAGVVADGEIWGLYSALYLILSLLLLMLRRVGPFFIERGLDNGFKPKNYRTVDIGSMVAMLLLRVTCCVLFQFIVIQLGVNISNSGAAP; from the coding sequence ATGGCTGTGGTAGGGTTAAATTTAGAACCAGTGGATCAACAGCACTTTGCCCTGTTTAACCTCGGCTTTCGCCCCTTTTTTTTAGGGGCGGGGTTATTTGGTGCGGTGGCGATGGTGATTTGGTTATTAAACTACTCACACCATCTACCACTGAACCTGTTAGCTATGCCGAGTTGGCAGTGGCACGCCCACGAGATGATCTATGGTTATACCATGGCAGTGGTGGCCGGTTTTCTGCTAACGGCGGTTAAGAACTGGACGGGAGTGCAGACCATTCGTGGCCCTCTTTTGGCGCTTTTTGTAGCTCTATGGTTCTTGGCGCGGCTGGTTATGCTGCTTAGCGATATCACTCCTTGGATTTGGCTAATGGCGATTCAGCTACTGTTTCTGTTCGGGTTGGTGGCGGCGGTCGCTTGGCCTGTGGTTAAGGTGAGGCAGTGGTCGCAGTTATCTATTGTGTTAAAACTGCTGCTGATCGGGGTCTCGGAGCTCCTCTTCTGGTTAGGTATTGCGGGGGTGGTTGCCGATGGCGAAATATGGGGTCTCTATAGCGCTCTCTATCTGATTCTGTCGCTACTACTGTTAATGTTACGGCGAGTTGGCCCCTTTTTTATCGAACGGGGTCTTGATAATGGCTTTAAACCGAAAAACTATCGCACAGTCGATATCGGCTCTATGGTCGCGATGTTACTCCTGCGGGTAACTTGCTGCGTATTGTTTCAGTTCATTGTCATCCAATTGGGTGTCAATATCAGCAATTCAGGGGCAGCTCCATAA
- a CDS encoding Crp/Fnr family transcriptional regulator, which translates to MILPTERQQQLIRQLPLFQSLTSVQFAQLMAQTHCHSLKGGELLFQQGDPFKALFVTLEGDIKLFQLMANGDEKIVDIVSSGHTFAEAILFFRARRYPLNAIALKSTVVAAIPALLYEQILRSSVDLCFELMGKMSQRIHWLMGEIEQLTLHDATSRLINWLLDHATNAPNTTVELTLPKQVIASRLSIQPETLSRILKRLAQQGYLQLHENRIDLLNIEALRAHTQG; encoded by the coding sequence ATGATCTTACCTACAGAGAGACAACAACAACTCATCCGCCAGCTACCGCTATTCCAGTCGCTGACATCAGTGCAGTTTGCTCAACTCATGGCACAAACCCACTGCCACAGCTTAAAAGGGGGAGAGCTGCTGTTTCAGCAAGGAGATCCCTTTAAGGCTCTGTTTGTGACCTTGGAGGGGGATATTAAACTATTTCAGCTCATGGCAAATGGCGATGAGAAGATTGTCGATATCGTCAGCAGCGGCCACACTTTTGCAGAAGCGATCCTCTTTTTTCGCGCCCGCCGCTATCCACTCAATGCTATCGCTCTAAAAAGTACGGTGGTCGCAGCCATACCCGCCCTCCTCTATGAGCAGATTTTACGCTCATCAGTCGATCTCTGTTTTGAGTTAATGGGCAAAATGAGCCAACGCATCCACTGGTTAATGGGAGAGATTGAGCAGTTGACCCTCCATGATGCCACCTCGCGCCTAATCAACTGGCTACTCGATCACGCTACGAATGCGCCTAATACGACAGTTGAATTAACACTGCCCAAACAGGTGATCGCCTCACGACTATCGATTCAACCCGAAACCCTCTCCCGCATCTTAAAACGGCTCGCACAGCAGGGCTACTTGCAGCTGCATGAGAATCGTATCGATCTGCTCAATATCGAAGCGCTTAGGGCGCACACTCAAGGATAG
- a CDS encoding 4Fe-4S binding protein encodes MSTLRRATQTGFFALFIAAPPLDLLRIDLLAGHLILFGEPWHLGISADSSPAALALTIALYFLLPLLGFVVTGIVIAWRYGRLYCGWLCPHYSVVELINALLRRAIGRLSIWDRAPLPEQQCDGSAITPQPRFKLITVLVALSMAALWAVVLLTYLLPPSLIYANLLTLDFSANQWRFLAVATILFTIDFLLARHLFCRFGCAVGVAQSLIWMGNRRALVVGFDSRRAKLCQTCDNSCEHACPMRLKPRTIKRAMFTCTQCRRCIESCEKVQQQSGEASLLQWVTAADAEQVARLAPRLQPPPPHRQESNK; translated from the coding sequence ATGAGTACGCTACGCAGAGCAACCCAAACCGGCTTCTTCGCCCTCTTTATCGCCGCCCCACCGCTCGATCTGCTACGGATCGATCTGCTGGCGGGGCATCTGATTCTATTCGGGGAGCCGTGGCACCTTGGCATCTCTGCTGATAGCTCGCCTGCTGCACTAGCACTCACTATCGCGCTCTACTTTCTGTTACCGCTGCTAGGCTTTGTGGTGACCGGCATCGTGATCGCTTGGCGTTATGGCCGACTCTATTGTGGCTGGCTCTGCCCCCACTACAGCGTGGTCGAACTGATTAACGCCCTGTTGCGCCGAGCTATCGGCAGACTATCTATCTGGGATAGAGCCCCCCTTCCCGAACAGCAGTGTGATGGTAGCGCTATCACACCCCAGCCGAGATTTAAACTCATCACGGTGCTTGTGGCCTTGTCGATGGCGGCACTGTGGGCGGTGGTGCTGCTCACCTACCTGCTCCCGCCCTCACTCATCTATGCTAACCTGCTGACACTCGATTTTAGCGCCAATCAGTGGCGCTTTTTGGCAGTCGCCACGATCCTCTTTACCATCGACTTTCTCTTGGCCCGCCACCTCTTCTGCCGTTTTGGTTGCGCGGTTGGGGTGGCACAGAGCCTAATCTGGATGGGTAATCGGCGTGCGCTGGTGGTCGGTTTTGATAGCCGCCGCGCTAAACTGTGCCAAACATGCGATAACTCCTGCGAGCACGCCTGCCCAATGCGACTTAAGCCGCGCACCATTAAGCGGGCGATGTTTACCTGTACGCAGTGTCGCCGCTGTATTGAGAGCTGTGAGAAGGTGCAGCAGCAGAGTGGAGAGGCTAGCCTGCTACAGTGGGTCACTGCTGCCGATGCTGAACAGGTTGCCCGCCTTGCGCCACGGCTACAGCCGCCCCCCCCACACCGACAGGAGTCCAATAAATGA
- a CDS encoding hemerythrin domain-containing protein, with protein sequence MTIFQQLSTQHQRCDSELSATEVAITKQQWSEASAAWSRFMAETERHFQLEELQLFPKLEAQIGSPMGPTAVMRHEHQQLRELLTEVTTLIAAQAREAALGEIETVLVLLQQHNGKEESILYPMADRFGISLEVA encoded by the coding sequence ATGACGATTTTTCAGCAACTATCAACGCAGCATCAACGCTGCGACAGCGAACTTTCGGCAACAGAGGTAGCGATAACCAAACAGCAGTGGTCAGAGGCTTCGGCGGCATGGAGTCGTTTTATGGCCGAGACCGAACGCCATTTTCAGCTAGAGGAGCTGCAACTTTTTCCGAAGCTAGAGGCGCAGATCGGCTCACCGATGGGGCCGACGGCGGTGATGCGCCACGAGCATCAGCAGTTACGAGAGCTATTGACAGAGGTGACCACCCTTATCGCCGCACAGGCGAGGGAGGCGGCGCTAGGGGAGATCGAAACGGTGCTGGTTCTGCTACAGCAACACAACGGCAAAGAGGAGTCGATTCTCTACCCGATGGCTGATCGTTTTGGGATATCGCTTGAGGTGGCGTAA
- a CDS encoding nitric-oxide reductase large subunit, translated as MQYPSQEVAKPYFIAAIGLFLLQIIFGLMMGYQYVAGDYLFPEIPFNVARMVHTNLLIVWLLFGFMGASYYLVPEEAGRDLYSPRLAIVTFWVFLTAGVLTIIGYLSVPYATLAEITGNELLPTMGREFLEQPTITKIGLVIVILAFFYNIAMTVLSGRKTVVTVVLLTGLMGLALLFLFAFYNPDNLVKDKYYWWWVVHLWVEGVWELILASILAFVLIKITGIDREVVEKWLYVIIAMTLITGIIGTGHHYYWIGAPAYWQWWGSIFSALEPIPFFILTLFAFNVINRRKREHPNRAATLWAMGTAVMAFLGAGVWGFMHTLAPVNYYTHGTQITAAHGHLAFFGAYAMIVMTIISYAVPLMGGQEAKSNRRQVMEMWSFWLMTVSMVFITLFLTGAGILQVYLQRYTETPLNFMTVQDKVAIFYWMRFLSGFVFITGATLFVLSFLPDHKQQTATV; from the coding sequence ATGCAATACCCTTCACAAGAGGTGGCTAAACCCTACTTTATCGCAGCGATTGGGCTGTTTTTATTGCAAATTATCTTTGGCCTGATGATGGGCTATCAATATGTCGCCGGAGACTATCTTTTCCCCGAAATCCCCTTTAATGTCGCCCGCATGGTGCATACTAACTTGCTCATTGTCTGGCTACTATTCGGTTTTATGGGAGCCTCCTACTATTTAGTACCTGAGGAGGCCGGTCGCGATCTCTACTCACCACGGCTGGCGATAGTGACCTTCTGGGTCTTCCTCACCGCTGGGGTGCTTACCATTATCGGCTACCTTTCGGTGCCATACGCCACTTTAGCGGAGATAACCGGTAATGAACTGCTGCCTACCATGGGACGAGAGTTTCTTGAACAGCCGACGATTACCAAAATCGGTCTGGTGATTGTCATCCTCGCCTTTTTCTATAACATCGCTATGACCGTTCTCTCCGGTCGGAAAACGGTCGTCACTGTGGTACTACTCACCGGTCTGATGGGGTTGGCGCTGCTATTTCTGTTCGCCTTCTATAACCCCGATAACCTAGTTAAAGATAAATACTACTGGTGGTGGGTGGTGCATCTCTGGGTTGAGGGGGTATGGGAGCTGATTTTGGCCTCTATTCTCGCCTTTGTGTTAATTAAAATCACCGGCATCGACCGTGAGGTGGTGGAGAAGTGGCTCTATGTGATTATTGCTATGACGCTCATTACCGGCATTATCGGTACCGGTCACCACTACTACTGGATCGGCGCTCCCGCCTACTGGCAGTGGTGGGGTTCGATCTTCTCAGCCCTAGAGCCCATTCCGTTCTTTATTTTGACTCTGTTCGCCTTTAATGTGATTAATCGCCGCAAGCGAGAGCACCCGAATAGGGCGGCAACGCTCTGGGCGATGGGGACGGCGGTAATGGCCTTTTTAGGCGCTGGTGTCTGGGGTTTTATGCATACGCTTGCCCCTGTCAACTACTATACCCACGGCACCCAAATAACTGCCGCCCACGGTCATCTCGCCTTCTTTGGCGCCTATGCGATGATCGTCATGACAATTATCTCCTATGCGGTGCCGCTAATGGGTGGTCAGGAGGCGAAATCTAACCGACGGCAGGTGATGGAGATGTGGTCGTTCTGGCTGATGACCGTTTCAATGGTCTTTATCACGCTCTTTCTCACTGGTGCCGGTATTTTACAGGTCTATCTGCAACGCTATACCGAGACTCCGCTCAACTTTATGACGGTACAAGATAAGGTCGCCATCTTCTACTGGATGCGCTTTCTCAGCGGTTTTGTCTTTATTACCGGTGCAACCCTGTTTGTACTCAGCTTTCTGCCTGATCACAAGCAGCAGACGGCTACCGTTTAG
- a CDS encoding CbbQ/NirQ/NorQ/GpvN family protein, translating to MTQAYLPQGEELILFEYAYRRQLPLLIKGPTGCGKTRLVEYMAATLQRPLYTVACHDDLTTADLVGRHLIGDHGTYWSDGPLTRAVREGAICYLDEIVEARKDTTVVLHPLSDHRRLLPLERTGELLQAPKEFMLVISYNPGYQNLLKGLKPSTRQRFVALKVSYPEPKHEQQIVINETAISVEWAKKLVDIATALRTLTEHDLEESASTRLLVYTASLIQAGLDPVTACQAALIEPLSDDEETVEALMEVVTTHIGKL from the coding sequence ATGACCCAAGCCTATCTACCCCAAGGGGAGGAGCTTATCCTGTTTGAGTACGCCTATCGCCGTCAACTGCCCCTGCTTATTAAGGGGCCTACCGGCTGCGGTAAAACTCGACTCGTTGAATATATGGCGGCAACATTACAGCGACCGCTCTACACCGTCGCCTGCCATGATGATCTCACCACCGCCGATCTGGTAGGCCGCCATCTGATTGGTGACCACGGTACCTACTGGAGCGATGGCCCACTCACCCGTGCGGTACGCGAAGGGGCAATCTGCTATCTCGATGAGATAGTCGAGGCGCGAAAAGATACCACTGTCGTGCTCCATCCGCTCTCCGATCACCGCCGCCTGCTACCTCTGGAGCGAACCGGTGAGCTGTTACAGGCCCCTAAAGAGTTTATGCTGGTGATCTCCTACAATCCTGGCTACCAAAATCTGCTCAAAGGGCTAAAACCTTCGACTCGACAGCGCTTTGTGGCACTCAAGGTGAGCTACCCTGAACCGAAGCATGAACAGCAGATTGTCATTAATGAGACGGCCATCTCGGTAGAGTGGGCGAAAAAATTGGTCGATATCGCCACCGCGCTACGAACGCTCACCGAACACGATCTGGAGGAGTCGGCCTCGACCCGCCTGCTAGTCTATACCGCCAGCCTGATTCAAGCCGGACTCGATCCCGTGACTGCCTGTCAGGCAGCGCTGATTGAACCGTTAAGTGATGATGAAGAGACCGTTGAGGCGTTAATGGAAGTGGTAACGACCCATATTGGCAAGCTCTAA
- a CDS encoding DUF2249 domain-containing protein has protein sequence MELDVSELEPCEPMMQIRAALEQLTVGESLVVYHRMEPVLLYPTLEQHGFSWRCETGVSHPVKLTIWRSA, from the coding sequence ATGGAGCTAGATGTTAGTGAGCTAGAGCCGTGTGAACCGATGATGCAGATTAGGGCGGCACTAGAGCAGCTTACCGTAGGGGAGAGCTTGGTGGTCTATCACCGTATGGAGCCGGTTTTGCTCTATCCTACGCTCGAACAGCACGGTTTTAGCTGGCGTTGTGAAACCGGAGTCTCGCATCCGGTGAAGTTGACTATCTGGCGTAGCGCATGA